A window of Anas acuta chromosome 8, bAnaAcu1.1, whole genome shotgun sequence contains these coding sequences:
- the FPGT gene encoding fucose-1-phosphate guanylyltransferase isoform X1 has product MAMAAAAGGERSAARREATGRRLARFAALRGRAVRHGQFWDLVAITAADAEQERAFRRQLAAKLARGELPRGVRYHVFADPPGHKIGNGGSTLHVLQCLENLYGDKWTSFIVLLIHSGGYSQRLPNASALGKIFTALPLGDPVYQMLELKLAMYIDFPSHMKPGILVTCSDDIELYSTGVAETITFDKPGFTALAHPSDLTIGTTHGVFVLDPSSFSGKGGLEYTSCHRFLHKPDIETMRQCGAVRVRGNCSQPCSSGDHSDSEMDSECVYTDSIFYMDHSIAKQLLVFYKQMDTLCCEIDAYGDFLQALGPGATQDYTKNTSNITKEESQLVEVRQKLYSILKGTPLNVIVLNNSKFYHIGTTQEYLFHFTSDSKLKFELDLLSKAFSIFSDKADTLDRSASIIQSILEPGCLIGPGSVIEYSRIGPEVLVGKNCIISGSYINLRVDIPSNCFLCSLSVKIDDQVKYASMVFSVEDDLKKGVKLLSDIYSLQFFGVSLLECLDLWGVQVSSQLFSSDNTQFGLWTARIFPVCSSLSESVRMSLNMLHSVQHKSAFKLHGFKLLSVEEMLSCKDVEDMLKFRDQIYDEICLQRQKEKSDL; this is encoded by the exons ATGgcgatggcggcggcggcggggggcgagCGGAGCGCGGCGCGGCGGGAGGCCACGGGGCGGCGGCTGGCGCGGTTCGCCGCGCTCCGAg GCAGAGCCGTGCGGCACGGGCAGTTCTGGGACCTCGTGGCCATCACCGCCGCCGACGCGGAGCAGGAGCGGGCGTTCCGGCGGCAGCTGGCCGCAAAGCTGGCGAGAGGGGAGCTGCCTCGCGGCGTGCGCTACCACGTCTTCGCGGATCCGCCGGGACACAAGATCG gAAACGGTGGATCAACACTTCATGTTCTCCAGTGCTTAGAGAATCTCTATGGTGATAAGTGGACCTCTTTTATTGTGCTGCTAATTCATTCTG gtggtTATAGTCAACGTTTACCAAATGCAAGTGCCCTGGGGAAGATTTTCACAGCTTTGCCTCTTGGTGATCCTGTTTACCAGATGTTGGAGCTTAAGCTTGCTATGTACATTGATTTTCCCAGTCACATGAAACCAGGAATTCTCGTTACTTGTTCAGATGACATAGAACTTTACAGCACTGGTGTTGCAGAAACAATCACATTCGATAAACCTGGATTTACCGCTTTAGCTCACCCTTCAGATTTGACAATTGGGACCACTCATGGAGTGTTTGTTTTAGATCCATCCAGTTTTTCAGGAAAAGGAGGACTTGAATACACATCTTGCCATCGTTTCCTACACAAGCCTGATATTGAGACAATGCGCCAGTGTGGTGCGGTACGCGTAAGAGGAAATTGTTCTCAGCCATGTTCCTCTGGAGACCACAGTGACTCAGAAATGGACTCAGAGTGTGTTTATACAGACAGTATATTTTACATGGATCATAGCATTGCAAAACAGTTATTGGTATTTTATAAGCAGATGGATACTCTTTGCTGTGAAATAGATGCATATGGTGACTTCCTTCAGGCCCTGGGACCTGGAGCCACTCAAGATTACACAAAAAATACAAGTAACATCACAAAAGAGGAGTCGCAGTTAGTAGAAGTACGGCAGAAGCTATATTCTATTCTGAAAGGAACTCCACTTAATGTTATAGTCTTAAACAACTCTAAGTTTTATCACATTGGAACTACTCAGGAGTACTTGTTTCATTTTACATCTGATAGCAAACTGAAATTTGAGCTTGATTTACTGTCTAAGGCCTTTAGCATCTTTTCAGACAAAGCTGATACCTTGGATAGATCAGCAAGTATCATTCAAAGCATACTTGAGCCTGGGTGCCTTATAGGACCTGGATCCGTTATTGAATACTCTAGAATTGGACCTGAAGTCTTAGTAGGGAAGAACTGCATTATCAGTGGATCCTATATAAATTTGAGAGTAGACATACCTTCAAACTGTTTCCTGTGTTCATTGAGTGTAAAAATTGATGATCAAGTAAAGTATGCAAGTATGGTATTTAGTGTAGAAGATGACTTGAAAAAGGGTGTGAAATTGCTTTCAGATATATATTCACTACAATTTTTTGGAGTCAGCTTACTAGAATGCTTGGACCTTTGGGGTGTGCAGGTTTCAAGCCAGCTCTTCTCCAGTGATAATACACAGTTTGGGTTGTGGACTGCTAggatttttcctgtttgttctaGTTTAAGTGAATCAGTTAGAATGTCATTAAACATGTTACATTCTGTGCAGCACAAGTCAGCTTTTAAATTGCATGGCTTTAAGCTGTTATCTGTTGAAGAAATGCTCTCCTGCAAAGATGTAGAAGATATGTTGAAATTCAGGGATCAAATTTATGATGAAATCTGTctacaaagacaaaaagagaaatctgATTTGTAG
- the FPGT gene encoding fucose-1-phosphate guanylyltransferase isoform X2 — MAMAAAAGGERSAARREATGRRLARFAALRGNGGSTLHVLQCLENLYGDKWTSFIVLLIHSGGYSQRLPNASALGKIFTALPLGDPVYQMLELKLAMYIDFPSHMKPGILVTCSDDIELYSTGVAETITFDKPGFTALAHPSDLTIGTTHGVFVLDPSSFSGKGGLEYTSCHRFLHKPDIETMRQCGAVRVRGNCSQPCSSGDHSDSEMDSECVYTDSIFYMDHSIAKQLLVFYKQMDTLCCEIDAYGDFLQALGPGATQDYTKNTSNITKEESQLVEVRQKLYSILKGTPLNVIVLNNSKFYHIGTTQEYLFHFTSDSKLKFELDLLSKAFSIFSDKADTLDRSASIIQSILEPGCLIGPGSVIEYSRIGPEVLVGKNCIISGSYINLRVDIPSNCFLCSLSVKIDDQVKYASMVFSVEDDLKKGVKLLSDIYSLQFFGVSLLECLDLWGVQVSSQLFSSDNTQFGLWTARIFPVCSSLSESVRMSLNMLHSVQHKSAFKLHGFKLLSVEEMLSCKDVEDMLKFRDQIYDEICLQRQKEKSDL; from the exons ATGgcgatggcggcggcggcggggggcgagCGGAGCGCGGCGCGGCGGGAGGCCACGGGGCGGCGGCTGGCGCGGTTCGCCGCGCTCCGAg gAAACGGTGGATCAACACTTCATGTTCTCCAGTGCTTAGAGAATCTCTATGGTGATAAGTGGACCTCTTTTATTGTGCTGCTAATTCATTCTG gtggtTATAGTCAACGTTTACCAAATGCAAGTGCCCTGGGGAAGATTTTCACAGCTTTGCCTCTTGGTGATCCTGTTTACCAGATGTTGGAGCTTAAGCTTGCTATGTACATTGATTTTCCCAGTCACATGAAACCAGGAATTCTCGTTACTTGTTCAGATGACATAGAACTTTACAGCACTGGTGTTGCAGAAACAATCACATTCGATAAACCTGGATTTACCGCTTTAGCTCACCCTTCAGATTTGACAATTGGGACCACTCATGGAGTGTTTGTTTTAGATCCATCCAGTTTTTCAGGAAAAGGAGGACTTGAATACACATCTTGCCATCGTTTCCTACACAAGCCTGATATTGAGACAATGCGCCAGTGTGGTGCGGTACGCGTAAGAGGAAATTGTTCTCAGCCATGTTCCTCTGGAGACCACAGTGACTCAGAAATGGACTCAGAGTGTGTTTATACAGACAGTATATTTTACATGGATCATAGCATTGCAAAACAGTTATTGGTATTTTATAAGCAGATGGATACTCTTTGCTGTGAAATAGATGCATATGGTGACTTCCTTCAGGCCCTGGGACCTGGAGCCACTCAAGATTACACAAAAAATACAAGTAACATCACAAAAGAGGAGTCGCAGTTAGTAGAAGTACGGCAGAAGCTATATTCTATTCTGAAAGGAACTCCACTTAATGTTATAGTCTTAAACAACTCTAAGTTTTATCACATTGGAACTACTCAGGAGTACTTGTTTCATTTTACATCTGATAGCAAACTGAAATTTGAGCTTGATTTACTGTCTAAGGCCTTTAGCATCTTTTCAGACAAAGCTGATACCTTGGATAGATCAGCAAGTATCATTCAAAGCATACTTGAGCCTGGGTGCCTTATAGGACCTGGATCCGTTATTGAATACTCTAGAATTGGACCTGAAGTCTTAGTAGGGAAGAACTGCATTATCAGTGGATCCTATATAAATTTGAGAGTAGACATACCTTCAAACTGTTTCCTGTGTTCATTGAGTGTAAAAATTGATGATCAAGTAAAGTATGCAAGTATGGTATTTAGTGTAGAAGATGACTTGAAAAAGGGTGTGAAATTGCTTTCAGATATATATTCACTACAATTTTTTGGAGTCAGCTTACTAGAATGCTTGGACCTTTGGGGTGTGCAGGTTTCAAGCCAGCTCTTCTCCAGTGATAATACACAGTTTGGGTTGTGGACTGCTAggatttttcctgtttgttctaGTTTAAGTGAATCAGTTAGAATGTCATTAAACATGTTACATTCTGTGCAGCACAAGTCAGCTTTTAAATTGCATGGCTTTAAGCTGTTATCTGTTGAAGAAATGCTCTCCTGCAAAGATGTAGAAGATATGTTGAAATTCAGGGATCAAATTTATGATGAAATCTGTctacaaagacaaaaagagaaatctgATTTGTAG